ATGAATTATTTTTCATCcttgtgcattttttttcccgaattcTTAAGTCTGTCGAtgcttttttttagaattattgctATATCATGTCAGTTGGTATCTCAAAAGGAAAATATTATaaccaaaattcattttttaatgaATCAAGCCACCCAAAAGCCAATAGGTTCTTTTTCTCGTCCTTATTCCGGGAAATTGGATTGAAAGCATAATCTTTTCTTCTTGGATTAATTTCGTAATAGCAAAGCAATTAATCCTCATACTATAATTATTTCCACGAACAATCCTGTAGTAAAACCAAAAGCCattgactttgtttggttctcctctCAGAAATAATCTCTCCAAAAATTTTGACTGTTTCGTCATCCatgttttttcgtctttagtattttttgtcaatcttcacttatttttttctttttggatgtaCATAGCGTAcctctattcaaaaaataaaaatgattgttaaaatgttaaattttttttactaaagacgaaaaaatacgtAAATCTATAtaacttttttatctcaaaattgcaaaccaaacacagtggAGTCATAATTTCTCCACTATATTTGTATTTGCATGCCTCTGTGTTTTTGGTagctctttgtttttttggtgaaataaacTTTACTtaccacccaaaaaaaagataaggTCCCTAATCTTACGAATACAagaccaaaaataatttcttcatTCCAGTCCAATGACTTAAAGGACCAAAATTGAAGCTATTCCTACGAGCATAACATCTTCATGTTTCATATCATTGCTTTTGCACATAAATTACATTATGGTCTAATAATGTATAGTATGCCATGGACATCACTATAAGATTTGGTAAGTACCCGAGCAATCAATGCAAGATTTCTTCCCATATTTGCTTAGCATTCCCTCTGACAACCCATGACAGCTCAGTTCCAACTATTTCCGTGCCAACTCATGACAATCCTCCTCAAGGAAGACAGGAAGGGTATAGAGGTCGATCATGCAAAGATTATTGGTGCAATGATTCCAATGATGCTCTAAAGATCAGCATAAGATTTGGTCTGTATACCCTAGCAATCAATGCAAGATTTCTTCCAAGATTTGTTGACGGGCTTTTTACCCCCAACCTCATGCCAACTCAGTTTTGATTCGAGCATACCTCATAAAATCTGCGTAAGATTGTCACTCAGGCTTTTGTAAAATCTTTCATTACTGCCTTGACCCAACAGATTTTGTTTGGGGATATTGAACCAAATCCATGCATGACTTTACCAAAGTACCCCACACAAAAACCCAAATCGTAAACTGCAGCAAGAAAAACAGGACATAGAAGGAAAACATAGAAAGTCTAAAAACccattaaagtaaaaaataaataaccacAATCTGGACACCCAAATCTGCGGGAGCCACCACCTAAAGCCTACGAATCTACCATACCACCctccaaaacacaatccaacccTACACAATAACTGCATACATATAAGggcattttttgaatttcacaCAGATGGCTTCGTCGCTTACATGCTCTCAAAACAAGCCAATCCTCCTTTAGGAAGTCAAGGAGGGATTAGCCTCTATGGCCTATAGAGAAACCCCTTTTTTGCTTTGAGCGCCATCAGCCAAAACAAAACCGAAGGAGGGAAAAAAGGTAGGGGTACTAGGGTTGCAAACTAGCCTAGCCAAATCGAGTTTTGCAATGTTCAGGCTTGGCTCGCAAATATAGGTAGAAgtactagggctgcaaacaaaccgAGCCGAATCGAGCTTTGCAATGTTTAGGCTTGGCTCGCAAATAATAAGGCTGGCTCGAGCTTGAAACAAGCCAGAAAAAAtagcttgagctcggcttggTAAACTAATGATCAGCTTGAGCTTGGTTTGTACCTGCTCGATATACTTGAACGATGAGCTCGGCTCGTACCAGCTCGATATACTTGAACGATCATCACGTGACTGAGTCGCAGGTGGAGTAAGAGGGTTGGGCTCTCTTTTAATAAAGGAATATGGCTTTCCGCGATTCACGTTTTAATGAACAAAACTCAAACAAATTACTCATCTACATTAATGTCAGTCATGgtaataaaaaaacacaattttgcCACTGTATCACAGACACTTGCACACTTGTGCGCACGCGCACAAGTGTTCTTGATTTTACGAATTTTTGCAAGACGCACCAATCAGCTATCCCAGAAGACTTAAAGTATATGACTGATTATTACTGGCACTAGGTGGTATTCTTTCTCAACTCAGCATGctagtagggatggcaatgggacTGTATAATTTTTAGTTCCTCAGTTTCAGTTCAAGAATACCATCAGTGAAAAATACAACCTTGGAGGCAGTCTCCGTTTTCACTAAAAATCACAGAAGAGAATGTACCAAAACAATTCACACATAGTTTAGTTCAACCAATGAGAATCATCCTTTCAAAACAAATGGAATAGTAACATGAAGAAGGAAGCCGTGACCATCATTGGCATTGGTGCGGCCCTGTTGTTGACGGATGTTTTCGTAGAGGTAAAATTACCGCAATCTAGGCCTTGCTTCCCTTCAACGCACAAGCTGGAAAAGAGAGCAGGGGGGTAGTTTCCCATGGCGTTAATGTAGCTGAACATGGTTGAAGCACAATCACTTTTATCGTCGCTGATCTCTACAGAGTAAGGGCACGCGAATTCCTTTAAGGCAGTGCAACAGGGACCCGCTTGGAAATTGGGTCCTTTGCACTGGCTTGTGATGATTGTGTAGTTCTGATGCTCGAAATCCACAGTGCACGCTGCAGAGAAAAAAGAATACATTCTTCAGACACACGTTTGAAGCTATGATGATAAGAGATTTATGCCTTTCTGTCTACTTTTTCCCCAGGAGTAATATTTCAGATTGTAATACATGTGAGGGGGGCATTCTGTTTAACAGATCCAAACATGGAAAGATAATCAGGAAATTTAAAcctttttgaaatgttaaagaATGCTGTTTTCCAAAGTGCTATATTCCATTCCTTTCCGTCGTAGTTACCATGATTTGAAATGATGACCGCTTGTTTGAGACGTTGTAATGATCTAAATGATCAATATGAGATTGAAAAAGGAAAACGTAAAGACAATCAGAGTCATCCCTTGTTTTCAAAATGTCACGACTGTGAACAAGTATCATCGAGGACAAGGTGTACTCAAACGAAACGGACTTTAGTTCGAATACGAAAGGTAGGTAAGCAATCAGCCATGTACTCAATGCTCGGAGTCGCATGACTCGCATTAGCTGCTGCCTCTCTCTTCAAACTAAACTTCACATTAATTTACATCACTAAAAGACATGAGATTCCTTATCACGTGGGGCTTCACCCTCGTTTCTCGATAAGTGCATATACTTATCAACAAAGAACTCTGTTTCAGCAACATGTTCTCCATTGTTCAACTTCTTCTTAGCTTATTTCATTTTTAAGATTGTTACATTGAAATGAAGATGTGAATTACTCTGAATGGAAGTTGAGAACTTTACAGAAAGACCGCAACTTCGGAAGATTCAGCAGGCATACAATCTCTAGAAAGGTAACTGACAGACAGTGAAATAGATCATGCATCCACAAACTTCCCAAGATGATAATTGAGAACAAACCTCAAAACAAAACTCAAATTAGCAACTGCAAAATAACAGTCAGGAAGTTCATCACATGAATGAAGTTTGCAATCCAATCTGTAGGGAAGGCGATTTGATGAATGAAATCAATATGATGGCACATGACGCTTTCAACTTGGAGATGCTTTTGGGGCTAAGAGCCCAGAGGGACAAAAACCACAATGCTTGGCCAAAGCAGACAATTACTTCCAAGTGGGGCCTAGGATGCAACATGCAAGTCTTGCTCATATCTTCACATTTGAGTGCAGCATTTCTTGGttatttgtttggattttgatcTTTCCTCTCAAACTCATACTTGCATTTGACAATATAGAATCTTCTGCTTCCCTTGGTTTAGTCCGCAGTTTTACTTTAGAACTAGTGCATGCTCTCAACACacttataaatttataatgGCCCCCATCCCTCAAAAGTCTGGTTCTAACCCAAGTGCCATGCTGATTTCTGACTACTATCATACTCCTAAATTCACCACATACATCAACACATGGGTACTAGCATAAAATACAACATGATCTTGGCAAACGTATGAATTGCATCCTTGAGGACCTTAGTAAACAACATGTTCTTGAATCCCAACCATAAATATCGAGCCCGTATGTACTTGTATAATTTTGACTTTTGTTTACTGTTGCAACTGCTTATGATTTCATTAACTCTAAGGACTCTGATTTGAAAGGGTGGAAATGGATTTGGAAACTAAAGGttctcaaaaactcaaaagTTTTATTTGGCTTAATTTACAAGATAAACTTCCCACCAATCATCTCAGAGCTCACAGAGGGATTATCCCCCCAAGCTTTTGCCCTAGATGTGGTTATGACAACGAGGACAGGACTCATTTATTTCGGAGTGTCTGAAAGCCAAGGTTATATGGAACTGTTTTTCTAATAGCCATTGGTGCAAGAGTAGCCTTGAATGCCCGACTGAGACTTGGATCATTTCCAGTCTCAAAGCGAAAGGTAAAGCTGGGATAGGTAATGATGTTTCTTGGGTTACCCTTTTCATTGTTTGTGTGGCGAATCTGGAAAGATCGAACAAAACCAGTTTCGATGACATTGATGTTGTCACCAATATAAGCTACAGAAACATCATTAACTACTCCTATGAGATTATAGAGGCATTCAAAACTCCTCTGATCAACGGCTCCATTCAAAATTCACTAATTTCTTGGATTGCCCCAACTGCAGCTGGAGTTAAACTCAATACAGATGGATGCTTTTATGAGAGCAATGGCTGGATTTGGTGGCTTGTTTCGAGATCACAGAGGCATATGGATTCTTGGATTTTATGGGAAGCTAAACAACACTTCTAGCTTGTAGACGGAATTGTGGGGTATCTACCGGGGTTTAACGATCATCCTAGAGAAAGGATCGAGCAATGTAGTGATTGAGATGGACTCATTAGTAGCGGTTCAACTGATCAACAAGGAGAATCCCAATGGACACCCCCAACAAGCGCTTGTAGCCGATGCCCAAATTCTCATGGCTTGCACTGGAGCTGTTCTAAGTCatattttccgcttgaccaaaaaaaaaaaaaaaaaaagcaaagacCACCTAGCAAAGATGGGAGCAGAGAAATTAGAGGAATTGGTGGTCACAGAGGAGCCAACACAATCGGTTAGGCATTTCGTCCTAGAAGATGGCCTGGGAATTGGCCGGTTTAGGAATTAGGATAAtctcattttatttatgttGTTTGTTTAATGTTAGAACTATGTCTGTACTAAACAATCCCTTTTCGGTTTTTGAATGATCAACTttcgaagtaccaaaaaaaaaaaaaaaaaaaatttcacttttctgTTGCCCTCACATAATAGGAAGGACCAAGGAGTCTTAAAAGGGAACCCCGATTCATTGTTCCTTCATATGTTTTCCATACACATAACGTTTAAAGTTGACACAAAACTCAGTACTTGAACAACCAGATCAAGCCtacttattttctatttctctccttAACTTAATTTGACTCAAAAACTTAATTTCAACAGGTACAAGCCCAAACAATTCTCTGTGTACATTTCTTCTAGGTTCCTGATGAAAGTACATTGGAATTCTCTCTATTTTGTTATTGGAGAAGTTTTAAATTAGCAAATGCAAGATGAACAAATAACAGACATTGATAAAAAAGCGATTCTTTCAAATAGATTGCGAAAAAATGGTCTTTTTCTTCTTGCCCATTACTAGTTTGGGGAGGATATGAATcacacaaatatcaaaaaattcaTCCCTCACACCACATTTTTTCACGTCAACCAAACAAAGAGCAAATtcaaagagaaagagagtaaACCTGTTTTGGCCTGAAGGAGGGCACGAGCTGTATACCCATGAGATTGAAAGACATCACCTGCACATATAAAacccaaccaaatcaaaataaggaaaattttGGTAATGCAAGGAGTCCCGGCCAGCTTGCGCGCATCTTGGACTAATCCTATGGCCCTCCCATggccgtttcacacgcttatgcATGGGTGAGGTGACGCCAAAAAGAATCGAATCTGAGACCTTAGGAGACCTTAGGAGAGAGCTAACCCTAAGTCCCAAGCCGATACCACTTGGCACCCTTGGGGTTTCCAAATTatcagaagaaaaacaaaaaaggaatctTACAATAATATATCCATCAAATTAATATATTCACATAAATGTATGTCGTTGCTAATTGTAGATAGAAAAATACCAGGAATGAAGGTTGAAGAAGCCAATCCCGTTAGGAGGGCGAAGAGGATCACACAGAACCATCGATTGTTCGACGCCATTTGCTTCTGTATTTGGGCGTTCGAACAAAAACGTTGGATCGACCAAATGGGTTGTCTTCAGACAGGTTTAGAACCGACCCCTTGATGTTCTGGGGACGGTTTCTGTTTCTCAGCATTAGGAGGAGAGGAGTGGtcgagagatcgagagagagagagagagacgagaggtGCGGAGAAAGAGTGGCAGAAAAAATTGAGAGGCCCCGCAACGGGGTACATGCAGGAGGTTGGTAACTGTCATTTCccagcaccaaaaaaaaaaaaaaaaacgaatcgtcaaattttcttgaaagttttatttattttttaccgGAATGAAAGTTTTTATTTGACATGCGGGTGAGACCGTGAGagtagataaaaaaattagaggacaaaataaataaagaagtcGTTATAAAATTCGACTTCTATTAAGAGTAAAAATGTTTGGGCCAACGGTAAGTGGAAACTTATACGAAATAATTGTGAAAAAGAGTTCAATCTATCGCACcggaaccaaaaaaaagtagttGATGGGATCGTTTTGGATTCCGAAAATAGAAATTAGGTAAAATGCAGACACAGAAGAAATGTCGATGGTGAGGTAAGTTGATTTTGGATGGAGAAAATGGCTATTCAGTATTCACaatcttttttccctttttgtcctggtaaaaaagaagataaaatggTTAATCTACTTAAATTTTAAGATGTTTTATTACGAATTATCGTTTTGaaatttctacaaaaaaaataatgatgtTTTAATCAACCTAATCCCCCCCGAAGGAGGTGGTGGACTAATtaattgcatcaatttttttttgaactccaattcaaatcaaataccACAGGTCCAATGGACAATTTTAAAAGTACCAAAATATGGCCAAGAAGCACATTATCGTTCATAAATGTGGATAATGCTAGTTAGTGAACCAAAACCGATAACATACATGAAAATCCAAGCAATTATGCAAGTAAACTAATCTAGGAAAAACCCAAAAGGTCGCAACTTCGAATCACATGAAgtccaaatatttcaaaccttgTAGCTACTAGAGGTTTGCTCGATTGTTAATTTCAGTTTCCTGGATTTAGTCGAAGTGTGCTCATACTAGCCTGTACATCCGgttataggaaaaaaaaaactagtattcGAGAACCAGGAAAGTTTATTGCTGTGAGTTTTATGGGCACATctgcatataatttttttttaaacacattcaattcatttcataTCAAAGCCTGAGCCGGCAATACAGATTCcatcaaaaaatacaagaatgaacTAAAATTATCAAGACTTCGACACATGCACTCCCTGCAAAAGCAAGACCGACAAAATCGCCAGATGAGAGCCAATCTAAGTCCATATAGTAGAGAACCTCTAGCTCAAATTTGAGAAAGCACATATGAAATCTGGACGGCAACACGACCGTGAAACCAGCACCCGCCAGTGAACCTAGCTACAGCCCAATCGCGCAACCAAACTGCCGGCACAGTCCAGACACGCAACGAAGCCCTAACACAGCTGAAAACTCTGGCCAAACAATCAAACCCTAAACTAAGAAATTATTTGCTCACCACCAACACCCACTGAATCTAGAGAGACTAGACCGGTACAGACCAGAGTGGGATGACCAGCCGGTAGAAAAACCGAGCCAAAGGgccagcaaaagaaaaaaaacacagtaaAACCCCAAACCCCGACCTCACCCTTACTAACCACTTCATCGGCTAGCTGCCGCTAGCCGGACCACTGCACGTCGCCTTCAGGAGAGTGGAATGAGGAGCATAAGAGGATAAGTAGGACTGTCTTTCCAGTGTCGGTAAGCATGCTATAAACCCACTGGTCATCCTTTTGCATAGACCCGACTCAATTATAGTCCTCGGGAATCCGcaacaagtaaaaaaaagtaaaagaattcttttttttctataacATAACTTAACTGAATTTTCTTCAGAACGTTCATTTGAGTCCAAGCAGACGACGTATGCTCAATCAATTAGTTATGAAATATCATTCATTTTATGTGTGATCTGAGAAACTCCTGATTAAAAGTCACCTTGAATCTGCTAAAAGACCAGGGCCAAAAACTTTCATAATTTAGTGGGGCATGTTTTAGCCAACTGAGCTATACACCCAAAAAAGATGTAGTAGTAAATAAGGATGGCAAATTCTACAAATTGCCTAGTAGGCATCATAGAGTATGCTTCACGCGCCCAAAAACCTGCACGGCTCAGCTGGTGTCAAATCCTCGATCGGATTGcaattagggctgcaaatgcaccagccgctcgcgagcggctagtggctcgttcaagctcagCTCGGAAGTTAAATGAACAAGTTCGAGCCGATTTTTttagctcgttttgtaaacgagccgagcttgaactaGGATAAactcggctcgagtcggctcgcgagccggggtatatgtactttttttttgtttttgaaaatgggtatatatacttaagtttagggtTTTTATCATTATTTCAgaatttgttctttccgttttcactttctagtcaaCCAAGAGAGATGAGAGTACACGCACACCAGTACACCCctgctccataggaaaatgaaagatatataccttcacaatcaaaatatttttggttgtattaggcctatgcgaggatatatatacatttttcgttggttcgttaaggctcgtgaacaagctcgagctcgagtcaagccaaggcctgctcggctcgagctcgactaaGTTTTTagtgagctcgagctcgtgttcgttaaaaacttaataaacaagatTGAACAtggtaaagctcggctcgtttgcagccctaattgCAATGAGGCTGATTAAGCTCTTAACGAAAATGACAAAGTTGTCCCTCTTTGACTTTTCCTACCCCCTTTTACCTTGTGAGCGCAGAAAAATAGGTCGCCACGTGTCAAATCCATATGTGAGCAAGAACACATCTGCTACGCTTCGTCGTCTTCCTCTCTCTCCGTtcaataaaactatgggtacatATAAAATTGTACATACCATGTCCACATCGAATCTcaaaaagatgattcaaattgttcattacttttaaaacatttttttatggagcattgtaaaaaattagctcaactcgatatcggtaaggatttttttttgaatttgaggGGGCGAAAATACTTAACTGCTGAGTTTCGTCTttacaaatttagaaaaaatcctTATCGATGTTGGGTTGAACTAATTTTTACAGggcttcataaaaaaatattttaaaataatggaCAGTTTGAATCATCTTGTGGGATCCGAGACGAGCCCAACCAACAAAACTCATATGTATATGATATGTACATAacatatgtacacatagcaatactattatttaaattattttcattgttAATTTCGCATcaacttttttaaaattatataatattGTTATCCACCAACTCATTTaacgaaaatgatattggtaccgaccaaaACATACCGATAGTGTATTGACCGccgcgccgggcccactccggccaccggacggccgatctgagccgtccaaaaattctaaaaagaaaaagaagagaggccCTACACGAGAATCAACacatatatatacgaaaaaatggggtgtttggattgagcacctacacacatcggatgacgttgattctcgcgtagggccTCTcgttttttagaatttttagacggctcggatcagccatccggtggccggagtgggcccggcgcggTGGTCGGTACACCGTCGGTATATTTTTGGTCGGTGCACATAGCATCACTCCTCATTTAATAGCTTATACCATTAGATAGGTGCAACTTCAGTATTTTTATTCTCAACACGTCCCTTCACATATAGCTAAACTCTCTTTCATAAGCGAGCTAAACATGTATAAATTTTAATCATAATGTATGTGAATTTGAAAGTAAACTGGAGAGAGAGTACAAAAGATGAAGGATAATATTGTCatttaaaaaagtttaaaaaagtacaccttgatcttttggaaaatTGTGCTGGTAGAACAGTAAAGTAGTACAACTTTTTTATACGTGACCCGTTCAAAATGATGAGAAAGATATGCTTTATGTCTTGTCGGAGATGCCCAATGGGCTGTTCCTAGCAGGACCCAATAAGGATTGGTGCGGAAAAGAGGACGGCCCCTCTTCTTAGTGGCATTTGATTAAGACATTGCAAAATGATCGGGGGATAACCTCCTCGAGTGAGTGATCCGGGAACTGGAAGTAGAATGGGGCTGTAAGAGCCACCATAAGCTATCTGAAGGGAGAGGTCTTATGTCCTCCAAATCGCACCGCGTATTGTTAGTCTTCGTCCCTTCGCTTCAAGCTTTGCCTCACATCTTGGAAGGTATATACATACACATCCTGCTGGCTTGGAATACTACTAAGGGCGACTTGGGCTTCATGAAAAGCTTGCTTGGTCTTTCTGTGTACCCAGAGTCGGTCTACCCATAGCGTAGTACAAGATTCAAACTTGCGGGTTGTTGAGAGCCTTTCAAGGCCATTTTCATTGTATTTTGCTGTTTAGTGATCAGTTTTCAAGGAGTTTTTTTCATCTCACTTTTTTTGAAATAGATATATTGAAGGAGCAACCGCCTCATAATGATGATTGGGAGTGTAACATGATCTCTTCCATCCTTTCGCCGCCATAGCGCTCCTCAAACATCTCCGCGAGCCGGAAGGCGAGGTTTAAATCGGAAGGTCTTTTAAAGCTCGGACTTCGAACCTACGTTCTATTAATTTGCCCAAGGCAAGTCGACCGGGTCTTTCTCTATTGTTCTGTTCCCGCCACGAGAAAGATGCACGGAAGAGGTATGCCCAGCGCGCGGAATCTGATCGAACTGGGTCTAATGGAACAAGATCTCGATCTCAATAAGGAATTAGAATCTGGAAGGGCCGGCCATTAAAGATGAAATAAGCTCGCCTAGTCATTGCCAGGAGGTAAGTGCCACTCATTTCCAGGACTTCGATCAAGATAGGGCCCCGGAAGACAGTAATTGGTCCTCACTCTTCATCCTACCGAAAGGTGTTATCAAACAAGTGGAACAAGTTCTTAGAGCTTTCCACCTAAGCACAACCCCACAACcgcccacccccacccccccccccccccccccccccccccccccacacacatacacacacccttccttttcttctttactACCGCCTCGCTGGCTCTCTTTCTTGTTATCCTGTTGCATATGGATagttgcacagttttggtgatTTAGGTAGGAAAGAAGGGGTGGATTATAACAGGGATTGTTTTACACCATGGATTCTTTGCTCTTCTCCGTGTGTATTGGAATGAATGGAGTCACTAACCCGACTTTCTACAGCCGGTTAAAGGGTTTTCATGGTAATACTTTTACCGCTGCTACCTATGCCTCCTTCGAAAGCTCTGGGTCAAAGATACAATGCTAAGGCGCACTCCCAAATTGCCAAGCAAGAGGTTGTTTACTCACGATACCAGTAGAATAGGAACCCTTCCCCTCCCAAAAGGTGTGGCTGATTTCCCCTCTTTTGCAATCAGTTTCGCTAGAGTCTCTGCTGCTCTAACTAATTGTCCGTTTGCATGCATGGGCATAGAGAGAGCCTGTAATTACGCATATAGCACCAGAGCGTGaaattcttctttctttctgcaGGGACCAGAAGATTGCCCATTAGGTGTGGGGTCCTTGTGGTAACCCTCTCCTTAGCTGCTGAAAGAAGGAGCCAGCGCATTATATTACCCAAGTCAAATGATTGTTGCCGGGGACCCCCTGATTGAGGGATTTCACACCACCAGTAAGAAAAAAGTGGCTAGGATGAGTCGAAAGTTTCACCCAATTGATTTGGAAGCCACATCTGGTGGAGGAAGGGGAGAAGGAAGAAGTCTTACCTGAGTAAGCCTTAGGCCTTAGGGAAGTCACTTTCCGATCCGGAGGCAGAGTAAAGAGCTATGACCCATACTATTTGTGAATTATTTGGCTTAAATTGTTGTTGCTAGCAAACGAACTAGGAAGACGTTTCAAATACCGCACACCTAAACTTTCTAGTTGATCCAACTGCTTGGAAGCAACTTGCTATCTATCGATAGGCGAGCGTAGAGTGTTGTGGCCAACTCGAATGATgaatataaaaatgaaaatcgAAAGACCAACGAACGAtcaaggaagagaaagagggagcaCTAAATGAGACAGTGGAAGAGTTTTTTCTCTGCTTACGCTATTGGTTTAAATCTATTGCATCAGTCGGGCACCATTGGGGTGTGATTTGGGACTGTTTTTGGGCTGCCCCTCTAACAGAAAAGCAGGAAAGCCCGATTGGTCTTACCGGAGAGTATGAGCTCTTGTCTTTCCGTTCTTTTCTCTATCTAAACCTTCTTCTTTGTAGCTCAAAAGGACATGGCTAAAACATATCAAGATCGGTTCGCTCATAGGGGCATTAGGTTGTCGATTCAGCATTGGATGAAAAAAAGGATGAAATacccatttttccaaaaatagttcaaatcattttatcaatACGAGTgttctatataaaaaaaaattattttaaaattatttcaaaaccATCTCTGTATTAACATAGTGGTAGAAAGAGTACCATGCTACGTCTGGACCATTTGCTTGCTTCTGTCTCAAATATCACTTGATTGAACTTACTGCCACTCACTCTA
The sequence above is drawn from the Rhododendron vialii isolate Sample 1 chromosome 6a, ASM3025357v1 genome and encodes:
- the LOC131328969 gene encoding GPI-anchored protein LLG3-like; amino-acid sequence: MASNNRWFCVILFALLTGLASSTFIPGDVFQSHGYTARALLQAKTACTVDFEHQNYTIITSQCKGPNFQAGPCCTALKEFACPYSVEISDDKSDCASTMFSYINAMGNYPPALFSSLCVEGKQGLDCGNFTSTKTSVNNRAAPMPMMVTASFFMLLFHLF